Genomic DNA from Triticum dicoccoides isolate Atlit2015 ecotype Zavitan chromosome 4B, WEW_v2.0, whole genome shotgun sequence:
TGCAGTGCAGCGTCGCCCAGACGGATAGGCAGATACAGATACCAGATGCAGTGCATGGGCAACATGGGGATCACGTCGCCGGTCAAGTTCTATCAGGTCAGGTCGGGTCAGTCCCCAACCTATCTCCCACACGCATCCATCTGTCCATCCATGCATCGTCTGAAACACTGCCGAATCCCTCCCTGGCTTTTGTCACGGAGCCGAGCTGATGATCAGTCCGGAGACCAGGCAGGCAGAGGAAACCTGGGCTTTCCCCTGCGGAGCGAGGGAGATCAGACTATCAGAGATCACCGTGCACGTGTTCGATGATAGCCTCTGCTACACGTGCATGATGGCGCTCAGCGCTTGACCCGGCCGCTGTTCAGATGCCCGAACGAGCCTCTATGACTGGAGATCAATTGAGCATCCCGATCTTTCTCTCTCGATCAAAAGCGAAACTGCTTTGCGCACGACGCCTGTGTGGCCGATTCATGCACGATTCAAAATCAGACGATGTCCTGCAGTTTATTCCCACAAACCAACGGCTTGATTAACTACATCGTCCACAAATCGTGCACATGTGTCGTGTGTATAGCATCGTTGGATCAAAAGAGATTGAGCCTCCCGATACGTAATAATGTGGGAGGCTCGCCGCCCGGGACGCTCGACCCACGGCTCGAGCAGTTTGATCGCGTGGTCATTTTGGTTCTCGAGGACTAGTCAAAAGTCCATATCATCTGTCACGTTACACACTTTTACACCCAGTGACCCATACTTGCACAGTTACTAGCACTACTACCACTAGGCATCTGGAGCCGCAGCTACGCAACACGCCCCAGCTGGTACAGCCCGAGTACATTTTACACATACATACACACAGAGAGAGACGGAGCCGTGCGTCTGATCCGGCCGTGTACTCCGGCTTCAGTCTCGCCCTTCCGCGATGCTCTGCAGGGCCGGCCGCCACTGCGGGCCGAGCCGCCTGCCGAGGGCCAGGCCGGGCGGCAGCAGCGACTCCAGGTcgcagtcgtcgtcgtcgtcgtcgaggccgGGCTCGGACGCCGCGACGCCATTGTTGTCGTCTGCTCCTGGCTTCGGCACGGGGCCGGAGGTCGGTCCAGCCgcggcctccttctcctcctcctccaccgactGGCGCATGATCTGGATTGAGAGAGAAAAGTGCAGGGTTGGTGACACGGCCGTTTCGCTGCATTAACTAGTTTGGACAGCGATGACGAGGACTGGCAGTTCAATGCGACGAAGATATTCGTAGGAGCTGCGATGGATCGATCCATGATCTCCATCGACGGCGACCGAACGGATCACAAAAGATTTTGGGGCGAGCCGGTGGTTGCAATGCATGTGCGAGTGAACATTCGGAAACTGGGAGAGATGCGAACGCACCTTTGCGAGCGACCGGTCGGATTCCTCGCGCACGACGCCGGCGTCGGCGCCGCTGCTGCCACGCCGGCGCCTGGGCTTGGCCGGCTTCGTGGGCGCCACATCGTCCTTGGCCTTGACCATGACGCGGCTGAGCTTGACGTGCCGCTTCGTCGCGAACTCCTTCAGCACCTCTGTTTGATCGCCGCATAGCACCAATCAATGGAGAAGATCTCGTTAGTTACTCCTCGGTGGGAACAGAATAGGAAAGACGATACTAGCAAATAATGGAGTACGGTGACACCTAGAACGCCAGCTCGGCCCAGAAAGTTATTACGGGTAAAGCTCCACTTAATCCGCCGCACGAGTAGTCAAAAAACGGCATTTAATCGGACGGCGAGAGGCGGGAATCGCAGATTAATCCCTCCCTCGCCCGTCGCAATCGAAGGTACGAACGTACACGCGCAACAAGTTAACGCCGGGAAACATTTTCGGCGCGGCGTCTCAACGCAAGCGATCGAAGGGGGCGGCGGGAGCTTGGTGGTATCGGAAGCGACGTACCTTCGAAGCTGACGAGGCGGTAGACGCGGCCGAGCAGGAGCGTGTCGTCGGGGCGGAGCAGCTTGAGGTGCTTgacgggcggggcggcgccgggcccCTCGGAGGCGGTGTGCGGGGcggtgatgacggcggcgacgtAGTGGCCCGGGTTGGCGGCCATGACCTCCCCGGCCGGGAGCGACCAGTAGGCCAGCTCCGTGCGGCCGCTGGCCGGGTGCTGGATCACCACCGCCGCCGCGTCGGCCGCCTGGCAGTTACCCATGTCTGCAGCACACGCCGGCGTTTGTTCTCTTGTGCGTTTGAGAGGCGAGGGGAGAGAGTGGGGTCGGGGCGGGCGAGTGACCGTCGCAGGTGGCAGTGGCGACCGTTTTATAATAAGGCGGTTCCGCGCCCGGCTGGTGCCGTCGATGCCGATGGGTGCTGTAGCACGGTATGTACTCTACTTGGCAAGGTCTCGGATGTTTACAaggaaaggagagagagagggggagagagatacGTGCGGCCGGCTGTGTGTGGCCGGAGTTAATAATTGGAAGTGGTATTTCTCTCCCGCCCAGCGGGTCGACGCCTAACTCGACCGGGCCGGTGTGCCGAATTTAGCTACAATCCACGTTACTTGACCGTGCACGCATTAAGCGATGCAGGCCGGCGAATCGCCCGTTGCCTTTTTCTGGCTCTCGCGTGTGTGGGATTGCCGGGTGCGGCTCGACCGGtcgaggggtgtggtggcatgaatGAGACAAACCGGGGAGAGTACCAAAACTAGTGGGGAAATATTGAGCGTGTTTGGTGGTCTACCAAAATGTGGCAAGCGTACAAAAATGATGAAAAATTGTCCTAAAGTTAATGTCAAGTTTACAAGAACAATGGATCTGTTTTTTTAGAACTATGCATAGGACTGCTTGGAAAGTGTGGAATGAGGATGGGCAGGCAGAGAAGTCCACGAAGGACACAAGGCCCCCCTGGCAAGGACCCAATGGTGGATTAAGGGGAAACTTGGAGCACGTTTGGTTCGCAACCAAAACTGTGACAAGCAtagattttattttttttgaaaatatgaagACAATTTGGTTTTGGATGAAACATATCCGGTTTTTAGACTCAAGGGACTAAATGTCACCCAAAAACAATTGAGAGTGCTAGATGTAGACTTTCAGTAAACCCGAGCGACCGAAATTATACTTTTGTCTGAAGCAAATAATGGACATGAACAGTTACCATGTTTATTATGAACCAAGCAATGAGAGAATTCTTCTTGGAAATTTGGGGCTCCACAGGGCAGGTTTTCGAAAGAAGGGAAATCAAATTGTTTATAGAGAAACCTCAAAtaatttgtaaaaaaaaatccACTATGTGTACATGTAAATCTCATTAGGACATACTCCCTCCCTTCCGAATTAATTGTCTTAGATTTCTCTAGACATCAATGCATCTAGACACataatttgggacggaggtaatACTTTATCATGTGAGCTACGCACACAAATTTGTTGTCTGTAATAGCAAAAAATATGTTTATTGTTTGCTATTTTCAAATCTACGTATATCTCTTTTTGTATATGCACATGTCGAAACATGGTTTAAATTAAAATGTATAGGTACCACGATCATATCTTTACGTAcatgtttttattttttgaaaatctGTAACATTTCTCTTATCACTATTCCATTAGCATGAATGGTGGAGTGTAATTGGACAGTTTTTAGTGATGCCATCGAAATAGTTGTTCTTGGTCGCTTTAGAAAGAGCGAACCGGACAACCGAATATGCGTCTTGTTCGTATGAAACCATTTGTTTGCACTCTTCTAATATTGTATACATCCTTGACTCTCCTGATATTGTACTCTTCTAACATTAATTAAACCCATTAAGAGGCGCGGGAATGGTGGCCAACCAGCTATGCCATGTGGCGCATGCTGATTGATCACGGTGAGAAAGTTCTTTTTAGAGTTTTTTTTAATGGTAGGGAGACCTTTTTTCGAGAAAAGTTTCTctaggttttttgttttttcttttatgATGGATGTGATGTCCACGTGACGCATGaatatatttaaaaaaaattgacaTGATGGTGAGGTACACATAGCTTCCTCTCAAGCGGCCCGCAATGGCAGGCCCCAACCACTAGTACCTATGCATGGGTAGAAGATAAGGGGCATGTATAGGTATGTTATATTTATGagaatattttttttgttttgtttttgctaGGTCGAATTTGTCTGTGTTTGAACTCGTGGAGGGTTGGAGTGAGTAAAGATTTGATCCGGTATCTAGCACTACCATGTGTGGTCACTTTTCGATACACATTTATCCAGAAATAAAACCTATATTTTTTGtcgccacaaaccaacggtcacttCACCATGAAGAAGCACACAAGATTATGCACGTGTCCAACAAGTGCAAGCTCATGTGGACCTTTTTTTATGTAATCATAGAAAAATAATATATCATTTGTTAACACAATACAGATGCAAaagcgcatatatatatatatatatatatatatatatatatatatatatatatatatatatatatatatatgcgcatACGCTGACCTTTATAAATGCGGacacacaccctatccctatgagcaccccgAGAGACTGagtcgacatatcatcttgagattttacgaagtcactgtaggcgcctcataatcgacgggaacgtctcctcccactgaacgcatatCGCCCGAAatgctgaaat
This window encodes:
- the LOC119291345 gene encoding uncharacterized protein LOC119291345; protein product: MGNCQAADAAAVVIQHPASGRTELAYWSLPAGEVMAANPGHYVAAVITAPHTASEGPGAAPPVKHLKLLRPDDTLLLGRVYRLVSFEEVLKEFATKRHVKLSRVMVKAKDDVAPTKPAKPRRRRGSSGADAGVVREESDRSLAKIMRQSVEEEEKEAAAGPTSGPVPKPGADDNNGVAASEPGLDDDDDDCDLESLLPPGLALGRRLGPQWRPALQSIAEGRD